From a region of the Aeoliella mucimassa genome:
- a CDS encoding Imm63 family immunity protein, giving the protein MVFTPELQRQTTADAEELLFWLVTDLTCAMATDWELRHRIEGEDFRRQQFRKHVELLSLVSEEWCQRQSQAYERILAEHSFRD; this is encoded by the coding sequence CTGGTATTCACACCCGAGCTTCAACGGCAGACGACCGCCGATGCAGAAGAGCTGCTATTCTGGCTGGTCACTGATCTGACCTGTGCGATGGCAACCGATTGGGAGTTGCGGCACCGCATCGAAGGCGAAGACTTTCGGCGGCAGCAGTTCCGGAAACATGTAGAGCTACTCTCGTTGGTCTCCGAAGAATGGTGCCAGCGGCAATCCCAAGCATACGAGAGGATTCTCGCCGAGCATTCTTTCCGCGACTGA
- a CDS encoding lipid-binding SYLF domain-containing protein has protein sequence MIALLLVAAGIESSAYAQAREDEAVRASIQVLNEVMAIPAQAIPQRMLEGAEGIAIIPNVIKGGFVIGARHGRGTLIVRDDNGGWHAPVFVTLTGGSVGWQAGVQSTDVILVFKTKKSINGIFTNKFTLGVDAAAAAGPVGRQAAAATDAQLQAEIYSYARSRGLFLGASLDGSMLKVDGMANAAYYQNLDPQQPVAIPPAAVELVRQVDAYSTSRVTPVEPGAVANNAVPVPNNPGTTQPMVQQPMPTQQAPLQAVPGQPQLLAQRYATPDSDVIRGQLSSTSPKLFDQLTPEWRTYLALPAEVFTNQSHPPVEAIQQSLRNYEQVIANPSYQALSSLPAFQSTYGLLKHYESTLVRKESVLNLPPPPTSTNLAPVISP, from the coding sequence GTGATAGCACTGCTATTGGTCGCCGCGGGCATCGAGTCGAGTGCCTACGCTCAGGCGCGCGAAGACGAGGCGGTGCGGGCGTCGATTCAGGTGCTGAACGAGGTGATGGCGATCCCCGCCCAGGCGATTCCGCAGCGGATGCTCGAAGGGGCTGAAGGCATCGCGATTATTCCCAATGTGATCAAAGGGGGATTCGTGATCGGCGCCCGGCATGGCCGTGGCACTTTGATCGTCCGCGACGATAACGGCGGCTGGCACGCTCCGGTGTTCGTGACCCTCACCGGCGGTAGCGTTGGTTGGCAGGCGGGCGTGCAGTCGACCGACGTGATTCTGGTGTTCAAAACTAAAAAGAGCATCAACGGCATTTTCACCAACAAGTTTACGCTCGGTGTCGATGCTGCCGCGGCGGCCGGACCCGTGGGGCGGCAAGCGGCCGCAGCGACCGATGCTCAACTGCAGGCCGAGATTTATTCGTACGCGCGAAGTCGCGGGCTGTTCCTCGGGGCGTCGCTCGATGGTTCGATGCTCAAGGTCGATGGCATGGCCAACGCGGCCTACTACCAGAATCTCGATCCGCAGCAGCCAGTCGCCATTCCTCCGGCCGCGGTCGAGTTGGTTCGACAGGTCGATGCGTATAGCACGTCGCGAGTCACTCCGGTCGAGCCTGGTGCGGTAGCGAACAACGCGGTACCAGTGCCGAACAATCCGGGAACAACGCAGCCGATGGTGCAGCAACCGATGCCGACGCAGCAAGCCCCGTTGCAAGCGGTGCCAGGGCAACCGCAGTTGCTCGCCCAGCGGTACGCGACGCCCGACTCCGATGTGATTCGCGGGCAGCTCAGCAGCACCTCGCCGAAGTTGTTCGACCAGCTCACGCCCGAATGGCGGACGTACCTGGCGTTGCCGGCCGAGGTGTTTACCAACCAATCGCACCCGCCGGTCGAGGCGATTCAGCAATCGCTCCGCAACTACGAGCAGGTGATTGCCAATCCGTCGTACCAGGCGTTGTCGTCGTTGCCGGCGTTTCAGTCGACCTACGGGCTACTGAAGCATTACGAGAGCACACTGGTGCGGAAAGAGTCGGTGTTGAACTTGCCGCCGCCACCGACGTCGACGAACCTAGCGCCGGTTATTTCGCCTTGA
- a CDS encoding carboxypeptidase-like regulatory domain-containing protein produces MLRRSTPLLLVLLLVTSPASALITGNVGNDPIDIPDWPAGAAECFNLPQRVAYWEGPPFGGGQYHGEFRGDTDALNTALEKFAAVESPNKRIIVESGVGGSFWLNSNRYSNKVDQAKIDWTFVVWRSESWNHLSASPPMINPTSAADREIGAPAEFTIYTGGNIDWDQVQLPTGIKVIDRRLEAHGYSLEDGLVVEGTLTDLATGEPLVGTIQIDPAGDLQERKPTTLTTDDQGHWVSKIQTPGTYRVTASCDEYVSRQVGYVVYRNQPQWVDQSTQLSRGGEIAGRVLISSDEPLPGATVDLRHFATPAGERYDLPERKLTTTTNERGEFHFSSIPLGSVTVAFGKQGYSQNGLSPSVKVPSDDNDLQLVAAGNLTVTVQFASGEKPDEYLVEIEPEGGNAVGKWGGSSQIDANNQATFQNIPPGTYEVWGHPNPTNESQHTERQTVEIKGGETLTREIKAK; encoded by the coding sequence ATGCTGCGACGCTCGACTCCCCTGCTGCTGGTTCTGCTGCTGGTCACCTCGCCGGCTTCTGCGCTCATCACTGGCAACGTGGGCAACGACCCAATCGACATTCCCGACTGGCCGGCCGGCGCGGCCGAGTGCTTTAACCTTCCGCAGCGAGTCGCTTACTGGGAAGGCCCTCCCTTCGGCGGCGGTCAGTACCATGGCGAGTTCCGCGGCGATACCGATGCGCTAAACACCGCGCTCGAGAAGTTCGCCGCAGTCGAGAGTCCCAACAAGCGTATCATCGTCGAGAGTGGCGTCGGCGGCAGTTTCTGGCTCAATTCCAACCGCTATTCCAACAAGGTCGATCAGGCGAAGATCGACTGGACATTCGTTGTCTGGCGTTCGGAATCGTGGAACCACCTGTCGGCTAGCCCTCCGATGATTAATCCCACGTCGGCTGCCGATCGCGAAATAGGCGCCCCGGCCGAGTTCACGATCTACACCGGCGGCAACATCGATTGGGATCAAGTGCAGCTCCCTACTGGCATCAAGGTGATCGATCGCCGCCTCGAAGCGCATGGCTACTCGCTGGAAGATGGTCTGGTGGTCGAAGGTACCCTGACCGACCTGGCAACCGGCGAGCCGCTCGTCGGCACCATTCAGATCGACCCTGCCGGCGACCTGCAGGAACGCAAGCCCACGACGCTGACAACCGATGACCAGGGCCACTGGGTGAGCAAGATCCAAACGCCCGGCACCTATCGCGTGACCGCCAGTTGCGACGAATACGTTTCGCGACAAGTCGGATACGTGGTCTACCGTAATCAACCGCAGTGGGTCGACCAGTCGACTCAACTCTCCCGCGGCGGCGAAATTGCAGGGCGGGTGCTCATCAGCAGCGACGAACCGCTGCCGGGAGCCACGGTCGACCTCCGCCACTTCGCCACCCCTGCAGGCGAGCGCTACGACCTACCCGAGCGAAAGCTTACTACCACGACGAACGAGCGAGGAGAGTTCCATTTCTCGTCGATCCCACTCGGCTCGGTGACCGTTGCCTTCGGCAAACAAGGCTACAGCCAAAATGGCTTGTCTCCCAGCGTGAAGGTGCCGAGCGACGACAACGATTTACAGCTGGTTGCTGCTGGCAATCTGACCGTGACCGTGCAGTTTGCCTCCGGTGAGAAACCAGACGAGTACCTGGTAGAGATCGAACCCGAAGGGGGCAACGCGGTTGGCAAATGGGGCGGCAGCTCGCAAATCGACGCCAACAACCAGGCGACGTTCCAAAACATCCCGCCGGGCACGTACGAAGTTTGGGGCCATCCCAATCCGACGAACGAAAGCCAACACACCGAGCGTCAGACTGTCGAAATCAAAGGGGGCGAAACGCTCACCCGCGAGATCAAGGCGAAATAA